In Silene latifolia isolate original U9 population chromosome X, ASM4854445v1, whole genome shotgun sequence, the following proteins share a genomic window:
- the LOC141620260 gene encoding uncharacterized protein LOC141620260, which yields MASGLKVRNLRVYSDSLLVVNHVNNEYVARDSKIAYLKIATEQKLKFRTFKITQVPRDQNVEADALATLGATFQPTELSNIPITHVLTPAIQKEPNQNPVKEAVHMQYTQGAKTLVSTVGQQDLDWRAPYINWLRDRTLPEDRKEAQSFRIKASRYIMIDNILFRKSLAGPCLRCLNKEKAETVLHDVHGRECGNHAGGRSLSNKILRQGYFWPTMRADAVNHAKRCESCKKAAPAIHQPAEPMHPIISPCPFMM from the coding sequence ATGGCGTCAGGGCTTAAGGTGAGAAACCTGAGGGTATATAGTGACTCCTTACTTGTGGTGAATCACGTGAACAACGAATATGTGGCACGTGATTCAAAGATAGCCTACTTGAAGATAGCCACAGAGCAAAAGTTAAAATTTAGAACGTTCAAGATAACTCAGGTGCCgcgagatcagaacgtggaagcagacgccctgGCAACGTTAGGGGCCACCTTCCAGCCCACAGAACTGTCAAATATACCTATTACCCATGTATTGACACCAGCCATCCAGAAGGAGCCAAATCAGAATCCGGTGAAAGAGGCTGTACACATGCAGTATACGCAGGGAGCCAAGACTCTGGTTTCCACAGTAGGACAGCAGGATCTAGATTGGAGAGCACCGTACATAAACTGGCTAAGGGATAGGACACTCCCTGAGGATAGAAAGGAAGCACAAAGTTTCAGGATAAAAGCCTCCAGGTATATTATGATTGATAATATTCTCTTCAGAAAGTCATTGGCAGGACCATGCCTCAGGTGCTTGAACAAAGAGAAGGCAGAAACGGTGCTTCATGATGTACACGGCAGAGAATGTGGGAACCATGCTGGAGGACGAAGTCTGTCTAACAAAATCTTGAGACAAGGGtatttctggcccaccatgcgcgCAGATGCCGTAAATCATGCCAAACGCTGTGAGTCATGTAAAAAGGCGGCTCCAGcaatccaccagccagcagaaccaATGCATCCAATTATCTCTCCATGCCCATTCATGATGTGA